The DNA segment TCGTCCACGCGCTCCAAACCGTCCAGCGACTCGTCCACGCGCTCCAAACCGTCCAGCGACTCGTCCACGCGCTCCAAACCGTCCAGCGACTCGTCCACGCGCTCCAAACCGTCCAGCGACTCGTCCACGCGCTCCAAACCGCCCAGCGACTCGTCCACTCGCTCCAAACCGTCCAGCGACTCGTCCACGCGCTCCAAACCGTCCAGCGACTCGTCCACGCGCTCCAAACCGCCCAGCGACTCGTCCACTCGCTCCAAACCGTCCAGCGACTCGTCCACGCGCTCCAAACCGTCCAGCGACTCGTCCACTCGCTCCAAACCGTCCAGCGACTCGTCCACGCGCTCCAAACCGTCCAGCGACTCGTCCACGCGCTCCAAACCGCCCAGCGACTCGTCCACTCGCTCCAAACCGTCCAGCGACTCGTCCACGCGCTCCAAACCGTCCAGCGACTCGTCCACGCGCTCCAAACCGTCCAGCGACTCGTCCACGCGCTCCAAACcgcccagcggaacctgcaaaacaagaaAAAGATGAATCTCCAGCGACGTGTGACCTCCCCGCGCCGAACTACAGGTCAATGAACATGAAATCTCACCGCACCAAAAAGAAGCCGCTGTGTAAACCGGTTAGACGCCGCCGATTCTCCTGACGCACTTTTTAAAATCCCGGCGGTTTTGACGCATTTTTCACGTTTCTTTTGTACAGGTTTTTTGGTGCGTCGGCAGGACTCCCACCGACTCCGGGAACGTTTGGCGCATTTTACGAACTAAAGAATTGAccctttgctgcttttttttttacaccgcgttTATTAAAActcttgtgtaaaaaaaaagtgtgtggcgcgTACAATCCGCGCGCTCTCCCATTGGTGTACATGGGAAACGTACGcttttttttgccgcattttgtCCAcgcttttttacatgttttttggcgcataattaggattcccattgactatgggaacatttggcgcattttacatgTCAAGGAATTGACAGCGTGTATTTGAcgtgttttttggcgcattttacgtgccaaaaagcaTCAAAAAACGATTGTTTGCCGTTTACATCAATGAGTGCGCGGCGTTAGTACAAACAACGCTCTCTCTTATTTTATCCCAGCGTTTTTAAGAAATGAGCCAAAAAACACGTCAAATACACGCGGTATAAGCCggacaactgaaaagtcattcacccctGGCAGGGTCTCCGCTCTCGACTTTCATCGTTTTCAGCCTTTTCTGTGATCAAAACATCCGACCATCGTACAATCACTCCCAACATGGGAGCGGGTGGGGCGGGTgactctccctcccacatttacagcagctgtaagtcaggtcGCTTTGCCGGATTCACCAccctgctgtaattctgggaagtgctccctctggtggccaacataggaaaacatctcAAATCATTCTTTCTTTTTTAATACTTCTCACCTtgtggaaaaaatataataaaaataagtaacttcattttttttaaaaattggcgACACCTCTAAGGGACCGAGAAAATAAAGACTAAATGGCAGAGGTGTTGACTGTGGAGAGGCCGCGGTGTCCCCGCTGGTCACACGTCTGTCTCCTGCGCCTCCACCGGACTCGTGTTCTCATTCTCTAGAACTTGTTTTGGGGTTCAGCATCCTGAATATAAGTCTTCATTGTGGGATTTAATTTATGTTTTTCACAGAATGGGCCCAGAGAGAATCTTACCAAACCAAAGTGAGGATCTAGGGGAACCTCAGGATCCCCCGATAGAGTGGAGTGGTGGGGAGGAAGAAGAAGATGAAGCAGCACAAAGTGGATACCAGTACCAACCACTTAACCAAGATCAAGAAGATGTAGCTCAGATGGAGATTGACCTACAAGAGCGACTACAGGTAAAGCAGAGCTCCTCCCCCACACCGGCACCTCTCCTCCCCCACACCGGcacctctcctcctccacaccggcacctctcctcctccacacCGGCACCTCTCCTCCCTCACACCGGCACCTCTCCTCCCCCACACCGGCACCTCTCCTCCCCCACACCGGcacctctcctcctccacaccggcacctctcctcctccacacCGGCACCTCTCCTCCCTCACACCGGCACCTCTCCTCCCCCACACCGGCACCTCTCCTCCCCCACACCGGCACCTCTCCTCCCCCACACCGGCACCTCTCCTCCCCCACACCGGCACCTCTCCTCCCCCACACCGGCACCTCTCCTCCCCCACACCGTCACCTCTCCTCCCCCACACCGGcacctctcctcctccacacCGTCACCTCTCCTCCCCCACACCGACACCTCTCCTCCCCCACACCGGCACCTCTCCTCCCCCACACCGGcacctctcctcctccacacCGGCACCTCTCCTCCCTCACACCGGCACCTCTCCTCCCCCACACCGGCACCTCTCCTCCCCCACACCGGCACCTCTCCTCCCCCACACCGGCACCTCTCCTCCCTCACACCGGCACCTCTCCTCCCCCACACCGGCACCTCTCCTCCCCCACACCGGCACCTCTCCTCCCCCACACCGGCACCTCTCCTCCCCCACACCGGCACCTCTCCTCCCCCACACCGTCACCTCTCCTCCCCCACACCGGCACCTCTCCTCCCCCACACCGGCACCTCTCCTCCCCCACACCGGCACCTCTCCTCCCTCACACCGGCACCTCTCCTCCCCCACACCGGCACCTCTCCTCCCCCACACCGGCACCTCTCCTCCTGCTTCAGCTCCAAACAGACCCCTTCATGACAGACCGTGCTCCGGTGAACGGCTGCCTCTCTCTTTTAGGCCATGCGACTGCACCTTCCTgagccccctgtggacagtgaggatgaggatgatggacaAGCGGCACAGAACTCCATTCCAATGGACGCAGGTATTTATCATAAGTGTGGGCCACGCAGACGACCCCTGAGCTGTGTCTTCCCGAGATCCCCACAtttgtattttattggaaagcaaTAAGATAAAGTGAAAAATGTGTTACCTGAAATGTTGGTTTCCCGGAGCCCGTCGGCAGCCACGGGAGGGTTACCGGATAGAAGAGACACGTCACGTGACAATGTATCGTGGACTCGGGAAATGGACATTTCACGTCACACATTTTCCACTTCCTACGGCAGCAAAAAGCAACGAGACAAatcgaggagggggaggggggggggtttatgaCTCTCCCACTGGCACTTTTCTGCCGAGGGCTGAAGCCTCCGAGGAGAAGACGTCCGGCCTGTAACATCGAACAAGGGTGGAGGACGAGGACCGAGTGGCGGATTTGCGTCACATTTCTCCGCCCGGCACGCGGCTGTGAACTTGGTTGAATGAGATTCTACAAATTCTAAGCCCTTTGAGGGTCACGATCTCAGATGATCCCCCCCCCCGGCCGTCCAGATGATGAGGCTTTGCCGGTTTTCTTCCCTTTATTTGAAACCTGAAGTTGGAGAGAGACCGTCTGAGTCTCTATCGGAGCGCTCCCTCCTAGGTCTGGCCCCAATCACGCGACTgtattcatctatcccgaaatactgtccgtatatacagatccttACAATAAGAGGGCGGTCGCACATGTTGGCGTCCAGCGATGCCTCAGTAAATacggagcgttttgaccccacaggtattgtgtaaaagataatgcgcggcagatggtgcagagtgaggttTGCCGTTTTCTATatgtgccatgtcagtgtccgatatattgtgcccggcgtgcgccaccggagacagacaccccataaactgtaatgtggggtcTCCCGGGTACTGCAATACcctccatgtggctgttatcagctgcccggGCATGGCAGGGCTCGGAGGGGACAGGTGAGGGGGAGAAGCTGTGCGGGGGGCGTCAGGGTGGATGATAAATGATAAAaccctttcatacagagctctggttattcgggacacgcgtcacattggtatattgtgtcctccttgtccccctcttatagcagacgctgcacctcttttgacttttccccCCTTCTCTTGGAACgtgttgccctggtgcgatgcgtgtggccccgcttacacaagtactgggtgccccccccttcctggtccctaaagattaggttcttgaaatTCCCGGaaagttcccctccggcctgcacatggaCGTAGCGCgttcacattgtacaaagccatctgtatgaggtgcccggccggcttcttataccacaccgcatggcgctgacaagtccacccctcccatgtacctattgtagtcccggATGCAGtccggtttgggggtctctgtacaggtacatgggtactggtgtgacatgtctctcgtcttgtacgtgacacacaatatgttgctggattgtgcccggctctcaccccttcttgtttgccctgcagagtcttagggaggcctctcagatttcttctagcagtgccgcaagaCTCCTGGCAGCGAGGGacctgaagagcgggacgctggtataacaattatccaggtagaggtggtgaccctggtccagcaccaaatcccacacaatttttgcattaactcccagtaagggggggggggggcattctgggggctgagcactggtggccttcccttcatatatcctaaacctgtaggtataccctgatgcccccgCGCAGCttctacatcttcacgccataccgcgccctcttacccggcgggtgctcgcggaattgaagcctccctttaaaatgtacaattgtgattctgctacggtttattattaatgtctcttacggcgttcaccgcgcgggataaataacgaaatcatttagtagttcaggccgttccggacgcggcgatgccaattatgtaacgtttttgtttatttttattaataataaaggactgatgagggaaaaagggggattattacttttattttctttttacacaactttttttgacTTCATGACTTTGTCCCACTCGAGGGCAGGAGTCCCTGAtcgctacatgcgtagtgcagtgtattagagatgtcagctactcactgacagcaagcaccatgacttcgtcaggacccactcggcttccatcgatggcatagccggacgccattgttaggtgtccagttgccatagtcaccatcgtcgGTCGCTATCAGGTAGCAGGACggtgatggtagcttaacccctaaaaagccgtgaacactattgaacgcggcttttaaggggttaatcagcggggacaccgctcctgtatgtgttggccgttactcccgcaacgCACTATTCCAGCGCCGAGCGCCAACGGGGCGGTCAGcacgacctaatagtacgtcactgagcgttaaggggttaatgaccgagctattttttacgtttttccatcgtctcattcaaagagctgtacgatttttatttttgcgtcctcATCGCTGTATAAGgacgttttttttgcgggacaagttgtgttttataatttcaccattttgggggacatagaacttattgattaaaggaacagtgtcatcgcaaataatttttttatatgttaaagatgttagtgctttattaaaaacgtttatattcatttgtgtgtttgtgttttactttttcttatttttacacttttttcttccctatgggggctgccattttttgttccatttctgtgtgtgccgattaacgacacacacagacatggaatacggcagccacagtcccatagggactgcgaacggctcccgtcccattgactgccgtgtacggcgtctgtgtgggaactgcgcatgcgccgctcccacacagacctattcgaaattggcgccgtccggcgccattttcctgtggaccggaagtcgcggccggacagtaatattactacttccggtcgcggcttccggacttgtgcacatggaacagcggcagcaaagggagcggacgggccggagggagccgcggcggcaggagcaggtaagagatttcaatgtatgttcgtgtttgtgtgtgtttactactgtatgtaaacctactacactgtgtgttacctcaaaaaatggcgacacacagtgtaggaggatagaccgttcaaacccctcgtttatcccggcactagccaggataaaggagggggggatgctgagagctcactagagcgagggcttttaacccaatgttgcaatgctgcaattttgggaacagctccatctagtgaccaaaaatgggtagtattataaattagaaataatttataatatttcctggctcgtggcaaaaaaaaataaaaaatttgaacaatgtttaatcacccacacactaaatgtttcttttttaaaaaaaaaccatgtttttctggcaacacattccctttaacctttTTTAGTGGTTACTGGAAAAAAAGAGATTTCGCCATttgttttgcgtcttaattttacgccgtttaccgtgtggtataaataacataataacgttaTTCCGCGGGTCGTTGATattgcggcgataccagatttatgttttttttatgttttcctacttttacacggtGAAAACacgtatttttttcaaaatgatttgcttTTGTTgccgtattttaaccccttccctctttggccgcttttgaccttcctgacagaacctcatttttcaaatctgacatgtgtcactttatgtggtaataactccggaatgctttcacctatccaagcgattctgagactgttttctcgtgacacattggactttatgttactggcaaaatttgctcgatatgttcagtatttaattgtgaaaaacaccaaaatttagcgaaaaattgcaaaaatttgcatttttctcaatgtaaatgtatctgcttgtaagaccggcagttataacacacaaaattgttgctaattaacatcccccatatgtctactttagattggcatcgttttttgaacatccttttatttttctaggacctcacaagacttagaactttagcagcaatttctcacattttcaagaaaatttcaaaaggcgatttttacagggggcagttcagttgtgatgtggctttgaggtccttagatattagaaacccccaataagtcaccccattttaaaaaacgcacccctcaaagtattcaaaacagcatttagaaagtttcttaaccctttagacatttcacaggaattaaagcaaagtagaggggaaatttacaaagttcattatttttttccagaaattcattttgaatccatttttttctgtaacacggaaggttttaccagagaaatgcaactcaatatttattgcccagattctgcagttttaggaatatcccacacgtggccctagggcggtaatggactgaaacaccggcctcggaagcaaaggagcaggtagtggattttgggtctcctttttattagaatatattttaggcaccatgtcaggtttgaacaggtcttgtggggccaaaacagtggaaactccccaaaagtgaccccatttgggaaactacacccctcaaggaatttatctaggggtatagtgagcattttgaccggccagtttttttgcaaaaatgtttggaactaggccatgaaaatgaaaatctaaattttttcaaataaaatgtaggtttagctaattttttttcatttccaaaagaactaaagtagaaaaagcaccacaacatttgtagagcaatttctcccgagtaaaacaatcccccacatgtggtaataaacggttgtttggagacacggcggggcttagaagggaaagagtgc comes from the Rhinoderma darwinii isolate aRhiDar2 unplaced genomic scaffold, aRhiDar2.hap1 Scaffold_42, whole genome shotgun sequence genome and includes:
- the MEA1 gene encoding male-enhanced antigen 1 — encoded protein: MGPERILPNQSEDLGEPQDPPIEWSGGEEEEDEAAQSGYQYQPLNQDQEDVAQMEIDLQERLQAMRLHLPEPPVDSEDEDDGQAAQNSIPMDADHVELVKKTMAGVKLPTLSVPVWAQQLSDADWQHLVHQTIESRSAMSPPIKK